A single genomic interval of Ramlibacter sp. harbors:
- a CDS encoding N-formylglutamate amidohydrolase, whose amino-acid sequence MTDPVLPSISTPFAPFALRLPEGDALPLVCDSPHSGTLYPDDFGYALPFDKLRSGEDTDVHVLWEALPSVGATLLAANFPRAYVDPNRDVEDIDPGLLDAPWPTPLAPSEKTRLGIGLIWRDAGKGGKDPIYARKLGVAEVQARISRYHAPYHAAMREQIEAAYARFGAVWHLNLHSMPANSYEGLQIRSDHPLADVVLGDRDGTTAAPEFTAMVAQAFRQRGFSVALNDPFKGVALIARLGRPAERRHSLQVELHRGLYMDEQTRARSAGFGALQSALAGVSAEIAAYVKTQINP is encoded by the coding sequence ATGACCGATCCCGTCCTGCCGAGCATTTCCACCCCATTTGCCCCGTTTGCGCTGCGCCTGCCTGAAGGCGATGCCTTGCCGCTGGTCTGCGACTCGCCGCACAGCGGCACCCTGTACCCCGACGACTTTGGCTACGCGCTGCCGTTTGACAAGCTGCGCTCGGGCGAAGACACCGACGTGCACGTGCTCTGGGAGGCCCTGCCCTCGGTGGGCGCCACGCTGCTGGCGGCCAACTTCCCGCGGGCCTATGTGGACCCCAACCGCGACGTGGAAGACATCGACCCCGGCCTGCTCGACGCACCGTGGCCCACCCCCCTGGCGCCCAGCGAGAAGACGCGCCTGGGCATCGGCCTGATCTGGCGCGACGCTGGCAAGGGCGGAAAGGACCCCATCTATGCCCGCAAGCTGGGCGTGGCTGAAGTGCAGGCCCGCATTAGCCGCTACCACGCGCCCTACCACGCAGCCATGCGCGAGCAGATCGAGGCCGCCTACGCCCGCTTCGGCGCGGTCTGGCACCTGAACCTGCATTCCATGCCGGCCAACTCGTACGAAGGCCTGCAGATCCGCAGCGACCACCCCCTGGCCGACGTGGTGCTGGGTGACCGGGACGGCACCACAGCGGCGCCGGAGTTCACGGCCATGGTGGCCCAGGCCTTCCGCCAGCGCGGCTTCAGCGTGGCGCTCAACGACCCCTTCAAGGGCGTGGCGCTGATTGCCCGCCTGGGCCGGCCCGCCGAGCGCCGCCACAGCCTGCAGGTGGAACTGCACCGCGGCCTGTACATGGACGAGCAGACCCGTGCGCGCAGCGCGGGCTTTGGCGCCCTGCAAAGCGCGCTGGCCGGTGTTTCTGCTGAAATTGCCGCCTACGTCAAAACCCAGATCAACCCCTGA
- a CDS encoding amidohydrolase — protein MSLIAEIEATHEEFTALRRDIHAHPELAFQENRTSDVVADRLAAWGIEVHRGLGQTGVVGVLRGTRTGTTGKPRSIGLRADMDALPMPEHNRFAHASKNPGRMHGCGHDGHTAMLLGAAKYLAAHRDFDGIVNFIFQPAEEGGNAGARAMIEDGLFDRFPCDEIYGIHNMPGFDVGHFGFRKGPTMASSNRFDIFVRGTGGHAAQPHKSVDTIVIAAEMVGVLQTLISRHKNPIDVAVLSITQIHAGDAYNVLPGETVIRGTVRTFSTQVLDEIESNMRRVAEMLPQVHGGSGELKFHRAYPPLVNWDAQTDFAMKVAQDAFGADHVDGNTPQHGGAEDFSFYLEKVPGCYLFMGNGEGAHRDDKYVGMGPCELHNPNYDFNDALLPIGASYWVKLVGAFFAK, from the coding sequence ATGAGCCTGATTGCCGAAATCGAAGCCACCCACGAAGAATTCACTGCGCTGCGCCGCGACATCCACGCGCACCCCGAGCTGGCTTTCCAGGAAAACCGCACCTCCGACGTGGTGGCCGACCGGCTGGCCGCCTGGGGCATCGAGGTGCACCGGGGCCTGGGCCAGACCGGGGTGGTGGGCGTGTTGCGCGGCACCCGCACGGGCACCACTGGCAAGCCCCGTTCGATCGGCCTGCGCGCCGACATGGACGCCCTGCCCATGCCCGAACACAACCGCTTTGCCCACGCCTCGAAGAACCCCGGACGCATGCACGGCTGCGGCCATGACGGCCACACCGCCATGCTGCTCGGCGCGGCCAAGTACCTGGCGGCGCACCGCGACTTTGACGGCATCGTCAACTTCATCTTCCAGCCGGCCGAGGAGGGCGGCAATGCCGGCGCCCGGGCCATGATCGAAGATGGCCTGTTCGACAGGTTTCCCTGCGACGAGATCTACGGCATCCACAACATGCCGGGCTTTGACGTGGGCCACTTCGGCTTTCGCAAGGGGCCGACCATGGCGTCGAGCAACCGCTTTGACATCTTTGTGCGCGGCACCGGTGGCCACGCGGCGCAGCCGCACAAGTCGGTGGACACCATCGTGATCGCGGCCGAGATGGTGGGCGTGCTGCAGACGCTGATCTCGCGCCACAAGAACCCGATTGACGTGGCCGTGCTCAGCATCACCCAGATCCACGCCGGCGATGCCTACAACGTGCTGCCCGGCGAAACCGTGATCCGCGGCACCGTGCGCACCTTCAGCACCCAGGTGCTGGACGAGATCGAATCCAACATGCGCCGCGTGGCCGAGATGCTGCCCCAGGTGCACGGGGGCAGCGGCGAGCTCAAGTTCCACCGCGCCTACCCGCCCCTGGTGAACTGGGACGCGCAGACCGACTTTGCGATGAAGGTGGCGCAGGACGCCTTTGGCGCCGACCATGTGGACGGCAACACACCGCAGCACGGTGGTGCCGAGGACTTCTCGTTCTACCTGGAGAAAGTGCCGGGCTGCTACCTCTTCATGGGCAATGGCGAAGGCGCCCACCGCGACGACAAGTACGTTGGCATGGGCCCTTGCGAGCTGCACAACCCCAACTACGACTTCAACGACGCGCTGCTGCCCATCGGGGCGAGCTACTGGGTCAAGCTGGTGGGCGCGTTCTTCGCGAAATAG